TTCCATACGGGCCTTAATCGGCTTGGCTAAATCGAGATTATTGAATCACTGCCTTTTGTTGCGCTTTCTCTCTCAATAATTTTGGTGGTGTGAAACGTTCACCATATTGATCGGCTAGTTGCTCAGCACGTTGTAAGGATTTTTCAATGCCATTTTGATTCAGGAATTGAATCGCACCCCCTGTCCAAGGAGCAAAGCCAATTCCAAAAATCGAACCGACATTGGCATCAATCACAGATTCTAATACGCCTTCTTCATAGCAACGCAACGTATCCAGAGCCTGCACAAACAGGAAACGGTCAATCATGTCTTGTTCAGAAATATTGTTGTCTTTTTGCCAGCGACTGAGCCCATCCCATAAATGTTTTTTACCATTTTCAGGATAGTCATAGAAACCTGCACCGGCCGCTTTGCCTTTACGGTTTAGCTCGTGAATCATGGTGTGTACCACCTCATCCACTGGGGTTTTTGGTAAATCTTTGCCTTCCGCTTGCAGGGCTTTACGAGTTTCTGCTGCAACATGTTCAGTCAAGGTTAGAGAGACTTCATCCTGGATCGCCAGTGGGCCAACCGGCATACCTGCTTTCAATGCGGCCATTTCAATTTTGGCAGGGTGTACACCTTCTGCGAGTAAACGCATTCCTTCTTGGATGAAAGTACCAAACACGCGACTGGTAAAGAAGCCACGGCTGTCGTTCACCACGATTGGAGTTTTGGCAATTTGCTGAACAAAGTCATAAGCCTTGGCCAAAGTTTCGGCAGAGGTTTGTTTGCCTTTGATAATTTCAACCAGTTGCATCTTATCCACTGGGCTAAAGAAATGCAGCCCAATGAATGTTTGAGCATCTTTACTCGCTGTCGCCAAACCTGTGATGGGCAGGGTCGAGGTATTCGATGCAAAGATTCCACCTTCAGCCAAATATTGTTCAGCTTCTTGGGTCACTTTGGCTTTCAGTTCTTGATTCTCAAACACTGCTTCAATGATCAGGTCACAGCCTTGTAAGTCAGCTGCATCTGCTGTTGCGGTAATCAGTGCAAGCACTTGATCACGTTTTTCTGCCGTCATACGACCTTGTGAAACACGTTTATCCAAAAGTTTCTGTGAATAAGCTTTGCCTTTTTCTGCATTTTCAACAGAGACATCTTTCAGGATCACAGGAATGCCTTTGATTGCAGTTGAATAGGCAATGCCTGCACCCATCATCCCTGCACCTAACACACCGACTTTGGTCGCTTGCCATTTTGCAACTTCAGCAGGGCGGCTCGCGCCAGACTTGATTGCATTCAGACCATGCCAGAAGGTACCGATCATATTTTTAGAAATCTGACCGACCGTGAGTTGAGTAAAGTAACGTGATTCGATACGCAAAGCGGTATCAACATCAACCTGTGCACCTTCAACCGCAGCCGCCATGATCGCTTCAGGCGCAGGATAGCAACCTTTGGTTTTGTCACGTAGCATCGCAGGGGCAATCGCAAGCACTTGTGCAACTGCAGGCGTTTTGGGATCGCCCCCCGGAATTTTGTAGCCTTTCACATCAAAAGGTTGTTGCGATTTCGGATTGGCTTTGACCCAAGCAATGGCTTTGTCTAATAGCTCTTGCTCATTTTCAGCAGTGTCATGTACCAGACCCAACGATTTTGCTTTATCCACGCCAAACTGCTTACCTTCCATCAAGAATGGAAATGCATTTTGTAAGCCCAACAAACGCACCATACGCACGATACCGCCACCACCTGGCAGCAAGCCTAAGGTCACTTCAGGCAAACCAAATTTGGTTTTTGGATCATTGATGGCAATACGGTAATGGCAGCCCAACGCAATTTCCCAACCACCACCCAGTGCCGTACCATTTAAGGCAGCAACAACAGGTACACCTAAAGTTTCAATCGTACGTAAGTCACCTTTGAGCTCTTCAATCATTTTGAAGAATTCAGTAGCATGTTCAGGTTGTACTTGAATCAATTCATCCAAGTCACCGCCTGCAAAGAAGGTTTTCTTGGCAGAACGGAAAATAATGCCTTTCAGATCCGTTTCTGTTTTAAGCTTTTGGCTGACTTCATTGAGTGAATCACGGAATTCTGCATTCATGGTATTGGCAGATTGACCCGATGAATCAAGAGTAAGAATTACAATATTGTCCGCGTTTTTTTCGTATTTAATAGCGCTCATGTTGTTCTCCTCACACCAACTCAATAATGGTGGCAATCCCCATTCCACCACCGACACACAAGGTAGCCAAGCCACGTTTTTTACCTTGACGCTCTAATTCATCCAGCAAAGTGCCTAAAATCATCGCGCCAGTCGCACCCAATGGATGGCCCATGGCAATAGCACCGCCATTGACGTTGACTTTCTCGGCAGGAACCTTGAGTTCATTGATAAAACGCATTACGACTGCTGCAAAGGCTTCGTTGACTTCAAACAGATCGATGTCATCAATCGTTAAGCCAGCTTTGGCCAAAGCTTTACGTGCAGCAGGGGCAGGACCTGTCAGCATGATGGTTGGGTCTGTACCTACCAAGGCGGTTGCCAGTACTTTGGCACGTGGTTTTAAACCTTGTTCTTTGACGGCTTTTTCAGAAGCCAATAACACCACCGCAGCACCATCAACGATGCCTGAGGAGTTACCCGCATGATGTACATGGTTGATTTTTTGTGCTTCAGGATACTTCTGTAGCGCAACCGCATCGAAGCCCATTTGTCCCATCATTTCAAAGCTGGCATTGAGTTTTGCCAAGCCTTCAACCGTGGTATTGCCTTTAATAAATTCATCTTTTTCCAAGATCAGCACACCTGAATGATCTTTAACAGGCACTACGGATTTGTCGAAATAACCTTTGGCTTGAGCCGCAGCCGCTTTTTGCTGCGAACCTACGGCAAAAGCGTCTACATCTTCGCGGCTATAGCCATCTAAAGTGGCAATTAAGTCTGCGCCAACACCTTGTGGCACAAAAGACGATTTTAAGTTGGTTTCAGGATCAAGTGCCCAAGGACCACCATCAGAACCCATTGGGATACGTGACATGGATTCCACGCCACCGGCAACTACCACATCTTCCCAACCTGAACGGACTTTTTGTGCTGCCAAATTGACCGCTTCTAAGCCAGATGCACAGAAACGGTTGATTTGTACGCCGGCCACATCATCATTCCACCCTGCGGCAATCGCAGCGGTTTTGGCAATATCGCCCCCTTGATCTGCAATTGGAGTGACACAACCTAAAACAATGTCATCGACTTTTGAGGTATCCAGTTGGTGACGTTGTTGTAATTCATTCAATAATGATGTGAGTAAAGTAATCGGTTTGACTTCATGCAGTGAGCCATCTTTTTTTCCTTTTCCGCGTGGCGTGCGAATGGCATCAATAATGTAGGCCTCGCTCATAGGTTTTCCTTGTATCACCTTAAAATTGTTGTTTATCGAGTGTACTCAATTTAAGTGTCAGTGCAATGATGATAAACATTGACAAGTTTGATGTTTTTCGCCAATGGGCTGAGAAATTCAGACAATCGTTAATTTTGGTGTCTTTTGATATGTCTGACAGTGTCTTCGATTAGACTAGGGCTTGAAAATGAGAGATAGAAATGATGAGCGAAAGCACATGATAAAAACCAAGCACCACTATGCCGTGATGGCATTGATCTTGTCACTTTTGGGATGCGATACCTCGGGACGGGATGTTGATAACAGCACAGCAAAGCAGGATAAAAACAAGATGAGTCAAACCTATTCCAATCAAGTTGCTGATGACAAAATGTTGTTGGTATTGTCTGCACCTTCTGTACATGACCCTTATTACAAATCTGCTTTTCAACGGATTGTCGATTTCCAGATTGATTATGCCAAGTCCATTTTGGGTAATGATAATGTGGTGATTGTGGTCGATAAAGACACCAAACCGTATTTCACTGGCAAAGTGCCAGAAGACATTTTACTGGTGGATGATGTCCGTGATATCTGGATGCGTGATTTCACCACGGTTAATCCAATGCAACCGGTGCAATTTACTTATACGTGGGCGTCGATGACGCAGAAGCAAAGTAAAGATGTGCAAAAAAGCTTTAGTCGTTTTGCAGATCGCTATCAGATTCAAAGCGCCAAAACTGATTTGATGATTGATGGGGGGAATTTGGTTGATGACTATGCGGGTCGTGTGATTACCACCACACGTTTCATGGAAGATAATGAACTGAGTTATAACGAGGCCAAACAAGAGTTAAAAGCCACGTTGGGTGCAACCGAAGTTGCCATTTTAGAACCAGATGAAGAAGTACTAGCACATTCGGATGGCATGGTCAGTTGGGTAGATAAAAATACCTTGTTGGTGAATGACTATTCAAAAACGCCTGCATTTAGAACAACGGTGATGAAGGAGTTAAAAGCTTCATTTCCAACTGCAAAAATTGTCGAAGTGCCTGTGGAATATAAAACTAATCCCAAAGGGCAATGGGAAGGTTTTGAGTCGGCTTGTGGGGTGAATTTAAATGCCACGGTCACGCATCATAATATTTATGTGCCGACCTTTAATATGCCGCATGATCAAAAAGCACTTATGATTATCCAGCAAAATACCAGTAAGAAAGTTATTCCTATAAATGCCGAAAGTGTTTGTCCAATGGGCGGTAGTGTGCGTTGTCTGACTTGGCAGGTAACTGGAGACAATGCCGTGAAACTTATTCAAGCGGCGAGAGATAAGTGATAGATGTGTCATTATTTAAATAGGAAGAAGAGAAACATTGAGTGCTTATGAATAACGTCGAGAAGCCATGAAGTTTATCAATGTCGTCGGTACATCTGCTGCTGGAAAAACCACTTTTGCTCGTCAACTTGCTCAAAAGCTAGGATTGTCTTACATTGAAATGGATGATTTATTTTGGCTGGATGATTGGCAAGAAACACCTGATCATGAGTTTTTTGCTAAATTACAACATCAAATGGATCAAGCCGCTGGTGGATGGGTGCTTGATGGTAATTATTCTCGAACTCAAGATTTGAAGCTTAAATATATTGATACGATTATTTGGCTGGATTATTCATTTTCGTTAAATCTGTACCGCTCAGTTAAAAGAGCAATTAGTCGAGCGGTGACACAAAAAAGATTATGGGAAAATTCCAATAATCGAGAAAGTTTCAAGACCAGTTTTCTGTCTAAGGATTCGATTATTTTATGGATGATTACCCATCATGCTCAAAATCGTAAAAAGTATTTGGCGATGATGAATGATGCTCGATATCAGCATATCCAGTTTATTCGTTTGACTTCGCCAAAACAGACAGCAGTATTTTTAAACGAGATGGATACTCATTTATTTAACTTGTAGAAAGAAGCTTATCCAGATTGCTTAATCT
The DNA window shown above is from Acinetobacter colistiniresistens and carries:
- a CDS encoding 3-hydroxyacyl-CoA dehydrogenase NAD-binding domain-containing protein, with protein sequence MSAIKYEKNADNIVILTLDSSGQSANTMNAEFRDSLNEVSQKLKTETDLKGIIFRSAKKTFFAGGDLDELIQVQPEHATEFFKMIEELKGDLRTIETLGVPVVAALNGTALGGGWEIALGCHYRIAINDPKTKFGLPEVTLGLLPGGGGIVRMVRLLGLQNAFPFLMEGKQFGVDKAKSLGLVHDTAENEQELLDKAIAWVKANPKSQQPFDVKGYKIPGGDPKTPAVAQVLAIAPAMLRDKTKGCYPAPEAIMAAAVEGAQVDVDTALRIESRYFTQLTVGQISKNMIGTFWHGLNAIKSGASRPAEVAKWQATKVGVLGAGMMGAGIAYSTAIKGIPVILKDVSVENAEKGKAYSQKLLDKRVSQGRMTAEKRDQVLALITATADAADLQGCDLIIEAVFENQELKAKVTQEAEQYLAEGGIFASNTSTLPITGLATASKDAQTFIGLHFFSPVDKMQLVEIIKGKQTSAETLAKAYDFVQQIAKTPIVVNDSRGFFTSRVFGTFIQEGMRLLAEGVHPAKIEMAALKAGMPVGPLAIQDEVSLTLTEHVAAETRKALQAEGKDLPKTPVDEVVHTMIHELNRKGKAAGAGFYDYPENGKKHLWDGLSRWQKDNNISEQDMIDRFLFVQALDTLRCYEEGVLESVIDANVGSIFGIGFAPWTGGAIQFLNQNGIEKSLQRAEQLADQYGERFTPPKLLREKAQQKAVIQ
- a CDS encoding acetyl-CoA C-acetyltransferase, which translates into the protein MSEAYIIDAIRTPRGKGKKDGSLHEVKPITLLTSLLNELQQRHQLDTSKVDDIVLGCVTPIADQGGDIAKTAAIAAGWNDDVAGVQINRFCASGLEAVNLAAQKVRSGWEDVVVAGGVESMSRIPMGSDGGPWALDPETNLKSSFVPQGVGADLIATLDGYSREDVDAFAVGSQQKAAAAQAKGYFDKSVVPVKDHSGVLILEKDEFIKGNTTVEGLAKLNASFEMMGQMGFDAVALQKYPEAQKINHVHHAGNSSGIVDGAAVVLLASEKAVKEQGLKPRAKVLATALVGTDPTIMLTGPAPAARKALAKAGLTIDDIDLFEVNEAFAAVVMRFINELKVPAEKVNVNGGAIAMGHPLGATGAMILGTLLDELERQGKKRGLATLCVGGGMGIATIIELV
- a CDS encoding agmatine deiminase family protein, with the translated sequence MIKTKHHYAVMALILSLLGCDTSGRDVDNSTAKQDKNKMSQTYSNQVADDKMLLVLSAPSVHDPYYKSAFQRIVDFQIDYAKSILGNDNVVIVVDKDTKPYFTGKVPEDILLVDDVRDIWMRDFTTVNPMQPVQFTYTWASMTQKQSKDVQKSFSRFADRYQIQSAKTDLMIDGGNLVDDYAGRVITTTRFMEDNELSYNEAKQELKATLGATEVAILEPDEEVLAHSDGMVSWVDKNTLLVNDYSKTPAFRTTVMKELKASFPTAKIVEVPVEYKTNPKGQWEGFESACGVNLNATVTHHNIYVPTFNMPHDQKALMIIQQNTSKKVIPINAESVCPMGGSVRCLTWQVTGDNAVKLIQAARDK
- a CDS encoding shikimate kinase produces the protein MKFINVVGTSAAGKTTFARQLAQKLGLSYIEMDDLFWLDDWQETPDHEFFAKLQHQMDQAAGGWVLDGNYSRTQDLKLKYIDTIIWLDYSFSLNLYRSVKRAISRAVTQKRLWENSNNRESFKTSFLSKDSIILWMITHHAQNRKKYLAMMNDARYQHIQFIRLTSPKQTAVFLNEMDTHLFNL